CGGCTGCCAGCGTCCACTGCGCCAGTTCGACAAGCGTGCCGACTTCCACGCCATCAATGAGTGGCAGGGCAGTAATCCCGCGACCGTCGGCGCAGGTCTTACATAATTTCACCGGTACGTTCTGGGCGGTCAGAATTTCCAGCATTTGCTGAATATTGTAGCCTTCAGCAGGTTTCTGCCCGCGCAGACCCGCTGTCACCGCATCAGACATCAGAAACAGACGCAGATCCAGGTCGCTGGTCTGTTCGCGCAGTGCGATGGCCAGACGCAAACTGTTGAATAACGACTCACTGCCGTAAGCCGCGCCGTTGGCGACGATCACTATCTTTTGCATTTTGACTCCTGTTCTCCGGGATAAGCTAATCTTCCTTTGGGTATGTTACCGCGCAAGCGGAGCATTACCAATGAAAGTCTGGGAGAATTACCACCCCGGTAAAGCGTAAGGATATTCCTGAAAGCGTGAGAAAAAGCTGCAAAATGGACGTTGAGCAGGTATCTTTTAACGTTGTGACGTCTGAATTCACTGATGTAAGAAGCCGCTGACGATTTGAGCCGTATTGTTTTTCGTTTACTCCCCCTCCCGTTACTCTTGCTGCTGGCAGGCGGTATTGCCAGCGCCCAGTCTTCGTATATCCAGCAGGCGGAAAACCCCTTTGACAACAATCATGATGGCCTGCCTGATTTAGGCATGGCGGCAGAATCCCGTGACGGCGAAAAACACTTCGCTGAGGTGGTCAAAGCGTTTGGCGAAGCCAGCATGACGGATAACGGTCTGGACACGGGCGAACAGGCGCGCCAGTTCGCGCTCGGGCAGGTACGCGATGTGGTCAGCGAAGAGGTGAATCATCAGCTGGAAACCTGGCTTTCGCCGTGGGGCAATGCCAGTGTGGATATGCAAATAGACAACGAGGGGAAATTCAACGGCAGCCGCGGCAGCTGGTTTATCCCCTGGCAGGATAACGCGCGTTACCTCACCTGGAGTCAACTGGGGTTCACCCAACAGGATGATGGACTGGTCAGCAATGTCGGTATCGGACAGCGCTGGGCGCACGATGGCTGGCTACTGGGGTACAACACCTTTTACGACAATTTGTTGGATGAGAATTTGCAGCGTGCCGGCGTTGGAGCAGAAGCATGGGGAGAAAATCTGCGGCTTTCTGCCAACTACTATCAACCCTTTGCCTCCTGGCGCGAGGATACACCGACCGTCGAACAGCGTATGGCGCCGGGATACGATATTACGGCGCAAATGCGCATGCCGTTTTATCAGTATCTCAACACCAGCGTTAGCGTTGAGCAGTACTTTGGCGACAGTGTGGATCTCTTCGATTCCGGTACGGGCTACCATAATCCGGTGGCGGTAAAACTGGGATTAAATTACACACCTGTGCCGTTGGTGACCGTGACGGCACAGCATAAACAGGGTGAAAGTGGGGTGAGTCAAAATAATCTTGGACTGAACCTCAACTATCGCTTTGGCGTACCGCTCAAAAAACAACTGGCGGCCAGCGAAGTGGCAGAGAGTAAATCGCTGCGTGGAAGCCGTTATGATACGCCGCAGCGTAATAATCTGCCGACGATGGAGTACCGGCAGCGCAAAACGTTGACCGTGTTCCTGGCGACGCCGCCCTGGGATCTTCAGTCGGGCGAAACGGTGCCGCTCAAACTGCAGGTGCGCAGCCTGCACGGGATTCGGCATGTGACGTGGCAGGGAGACACGCATGCGCTGAGCCTGACGGCGGGCGCCAGTGCCGACAGTACAGACGGCTGGACCATCATTATGCCTGCGTGGGACAGTCGTGATGGAGCGACAAACCGCTGGCGGTTGTCGGTGGTCATTGAGGACGAGCAGGGCCAGCGCGTCTCTTCCAATGAGGTCACGCTATCACTGACCGAGCCGTTTATGGCAATGCCGGAGAATGACCCTCGCTGGCAACTGCTCCCGGAGGAGTAATCAGAAAATACGTTCCTGATGCACCCATACGGCGGCTTCAACGCGAGATTTCAGTTTCATCTTCTTCAACATATGCTTCACATGCACTTTTACCGTACTTTCGGTAATGTCGAGGCGACGGGCAATCATCTTGTTTGGCAAACCCTGGGCGATCAGTTTCAGAATATCGCGTTCACGTGGCGTCAGTTGGGTCACGTCACGATCGGACGTTGCGCGATTGGCGCGCAGGCTGGCCGCCAGCACCGGGGTCAGGGCTTCGCTTAGCACCATTTCGCCTGCCGCCGCTTGTTGCAGGGCTTTTAACAGATCTTCCGGCTCCATGTCTTTGAGCAGATAACCGTCCGCACCGCGTTTCAGCGCCGTCACGACATCTTCTTCATGGTTGGAAACGCTAAACACCACGATTCGCCCGGAAAGCGCTTTTTCACGCAGTTTGTCGAGTGTCTCCAGCCCGTTCATCCCCGGCATATTCAGGTCAAGCAGGATCAGATCGGGATCGAGTGATTCCGCCAGTTCGATACCCTGTTCGCCGTTGCTGGCTTCGCCCACCACGCTAATATCGGGCGCCATACTGACAAGCTGCTTTACACCGGTACGCAGCATCGGATGATCGTCGATCAACAGAATGGTTGCAGGTTCCTGATTATTCATGGGTATCTCCTTGAACTTCTTTGAAGTGTGTTTCGGGAATAAAGATGACAGAAACTTCTGTACCGCCAGTCTCACGGCGGCGTACACGACAATCGCCGCGCAAACTTTGGGCGCGATCGCGCATAATAATCATGCCATAGTGATTACTGCGTTCTGCATTTTCCGGTACGCCGCAGCCGTTATCCCGGACGGTCAGTTTAACCTGATTGCCATTTTGCTCCACCGTCACCACCACCTCGTCCGCCTGTGAATGTTTGAGGGCATTACTGAGCGCTTCGCGGGCAATTTGCAACAGGTGAATGGCCTGATGTGAAGGCACCAGCCGGGGCGGCAACTGGTAATCAAGCTTGACCGTAAAGCCAAACCGGGCGCTGTACTCCTGGCAGCTGGACTCCAGTGCGGGCCGAAGCCCGGCTTCCGTCAGTTGTAAACGGAAGGTGGTTAACAGCTCACGTAACTGTGCCCACGAGGCATTCAGCTCGTTGCGGATCTGACTGAGCAGCTCCCGGCTGCTCTCTGGCAATGCATCGCCCTGCATCTGCAGACAACTGACCTGCATTTTCATACAGGAGAGCGATTGTGCAATCGAATCATGCAATTCGCGGGCAATGGTGGCACGCTCTTCCATGACAATCAATTGCTGCTGGCGCTCCTGTTGCCTGTCCAGCGCCAGCGTGGCGGTGAGTTGCTCGACCAGCGTATCGACCAGTTGCTGTTGATCGTGACTCAGATGGCGACCCTGCGGCAACGTGGCCAGCAGAATTCCGTACTGGGTATGGGCGTCGGTCAGTCGCCATTTCAGGGGCGTTCCCCCTTCAATGCCCGGAAGGACGCCGCGAGGGCAGAGATGACAGCCCTTATCGTCACAACTGATGTCAGACTGACAGGTGAATTCCTGATGATTGTCTTCATCTTCGAAGTCATAAACGCGCAGCTCAATATCGTGCAGCAGCGTTAAATTTTGCAAACCATTGAGGACTGGCGACAGCCGCTCACACAGCGGCGCCTGTGAATGCAGACGGCGGTTAGCCTGCCACAGGAAGGAGAGGATCTGGTTTTTGTGCTCCAGACCGGCTGTTTTCTCCTGGACTCTCTGCTCCAGCACCGCATAACTTTCGGCCAGCTCTTCCGACATATTGTTGAGGGCGGTTCCTAGCGCGGCCATCTCATTGCGACCGCTAATGTGGGCGCGCTGTGTAAAATCGCGCTGACTGACGGCGCGGGCCATCGACAGTAACTGTTTCCACGGCTGAAGCAGACGGGCGCGCAGCCAGAGGATCGTGAAGACCAGCAGCAGCGCCATAAACACCGCCATTACCCGGTGCACCATGACCACGCGTTCAATACGCATTTCCGTGGTATGGTCGAAGGCCGTCACCAGTTTATCCAGCCCGGTGACGAAGCGGCTGACATCCTCCGCGACGGCATGCGCGCTCTGCGCTTTTTGTAATCCTGGCGACAGCTCGTCGTGCCAGTAATTCTGTAGCGCTTTAAGCTGTTCCTGTTGTCCGTCGCGTTCTGCCGCACGGGTTAGCTCCGGGCTGAATGCCGTTTTGTCCATCTCATCGAGCCATTTTTGATCGCTGGCATCCAACGGTATCGCCGCCAACAGGCGATAGCTTTGCATACGTAGCGACCCGGCTTTGTTGATGGCGTGAGCACTGCCTTGAACCCCCTG
This Citrobacter enshiensis DNA region includes the following protein-coding sequences:
- the narL gene encoding two-component system response regulator NarL is translated as MNNQEPATILLIDDHPMLRTGVKQLVSMAPDISVVGEASNGEQGIELAESLDPDLILLDLNMPGMNGLETLDKLREKALSGRIVVFSVSNHEEDVVTALKRGADGYLLKDMEPEDLLKALQQAAAGEMVLSEALTPVLAASLRANRATSDRDVTQLTPRERDILKLIAQGLPNKMIARRLDITESTVKVHVKHMLKKMKLKSRVEAAVWVHQERIF
- a CDS encoding YchO/YchP family invasin, whose amino-acid sequence is MSRIVFRLLPLPLLLLLAGGIASAQSSYIQQAENPFDNNHDGLPDLGMAAESRDGEKHFAEVVKAFGEASMTDNGLDTGEQARQFALGQVRDVVSEEVNHQLETWLSPWGNASVDMQIDNEGKFNGSRGSWFIPWQDNARYLTWSQLGFTQQDDGLVSNVGIGQRWAHDGWLLGYNTFYDNLLDENLQRAGVGAEAWGENLRLSANYYQPFASWREDTPTVEQRMAPGYDITAQMRMPFYQYLNTSVSVEQYFGDSVDLFDSGTGYHNPVAVKLGLNYTPVPLVTVTAQHKQGESGVSQNNLGLNLNYRFGVPLKKQLAASEVAESKSLRGSRYDTPQRNNLPTMEYRQRKTLTVFLATPPWDLQSGETVPLKLQVRSLHGIRHVTWQGDTHALSLTAGASADSTDGWTIIMPAWDSRDGATNRWRLSVVIEDEQGQRVSSNEVTLSLTEPFMAMPENDPRWQLLPEE
- the narX gene encoding nitrate/nitrite two-component system sensor histidine kinase NarX, which encodes MFKRCLSPLTLVNQVALIVMLSTAIGLAGMAVSGWLVQGVQGSAHAINKAGSLRMQSYRLLAAIPLDASDQKWLDEMDKTAFSPELTRAAERDGQQEQLKALQNYWHDELSPGLQKAQSAHAVAEDVSRFVTGLDKLVTAFDHTTEMRIERVVMVHRVMAVFMALLLVFTILWLRARLLQPWKQLLSMARAVSQRDFTQRAHISGRNEMAALGTALNNMSEELAESYAVLEQRVQEKTAGLEHKNQILSFLWQANRRLHSQAPLCERLSPVLNGLQNLTLLHDIELRVYDFEDEDNHQEFTCQSDISCDDKGCHLCPRGVLPGIEGGTPLKWRLTDAHTQYGILLATLPQGRHLSHDQQQLVDTLVEQLTATLALDRQQERQQQLIVMEERATIARELHDSIAQSLSCMKMQVSCLQMQGDALPESSRELLSQIRNELNASWAQLRELLTTFRLQLTEAGLRPALESSCQEYSARFGFTVKLDYQLPPRLVPSHQAIHLLQIAREALSNALKHSQADEVVVTVEQNGNQVKLTVRDNGCGVPENAERSNHYGMIIMRDRAQSLRGDCRVRRRETGGTEVSVIFIPETHFKEVQGDTHE
- a CDS encoding DsrE/DsrF/TusD sulfur relay family protein yields the protein MQKIVIVANGAAYGSESLFNSLRLAIALREQTSDLDLRLFLMSDAVTAGLRGQKPAEGYNIQQMLEILTAQNVPVKLCKTCADGRGITALPLIDGVEVGTLVELAQWTLAADKVLTF